From the genome of Streptomyces spinoverrucosus:
GAGCGGGCCTCGGACGCCCTGCTGGCGGCCGTCGGCGTGCGCCGTCATCCGCTCCAGTGGCGCCGGACTCCCTCACGGACCACGATCGGGCGTGTCCTCCAGGCTATCGACGGTGACGCCTTGGACCGGGCGGTCGGCGCCTACCTCACCGGCCGGCACGACGCCGCCGGGGCCGGGTCCGGACCGCGTCGCGTGATCGCCGTCGACGGCAAGGCGCTGAAGGGATCGGCCCACCTGACCGCCACCCGCCGGCATCTGCTCTCCGCGGTCACCCACCACCGGGCCGTGACCCTCGCCCAGGCGGAGGTGGGAGCGAAGACGAACGAGACCACGCACTTCCGGCCCCTGCTCGAGCCGCTGGACCTTCAGGGAGCTCTTGTCACCTTTGACGCGCTGCACTCGGTCCAGGCGAACGTCACCTGGCTGGTCGAGACCAAGAACGCCCACTACATCGCGGTGATCAAAGCCAACCAGCCGACCGCACACCGCCAGCTCGCGGCCCTGCCCTGGCGGGACATCCCGGTCCAGCACACCACGACCTCCACCGGACACGGCCGCCGCGAGTCCCGCTCCGTCAAGACCTGCGGCATCGCGGACGAACTCGGCGGGATCGCCTTCCCTCACGCCCGTCTGGCCGTCCGCGTCCACCGCCCCCGCAGGCAGACCGGCCGACGCGAAACCCGCGAGACGGTCTACGCCGTCACCAGCCTCGACGCCCACCAGGCCGGCCCCGCCGAGCTCGCCGCCGCGATCCGCGGCCACTGGACCGTGGAAGCCCTGCACCACGTGAGAGACGTGACCTTCGCCGAGGACGCCTCCACCGTCCACACCGGCACCGCACCCCGGGCCATGGCCACCCTCCGCAACCTTGCCATCGGCCTGCTCAGAACCCTGGGAGCCGACAACATCGCCAAGACCACCCGCGCAATCCGCGACCAACCCGAACGAGCACTTCCACTCCTGGGCATCACCAACAACCCGGGAATCGAGGGAACTTGATCAAGCCTTGGCTCTGGGCGCAGTGTCCGGCGATCCAACGGGTCAGTTCGTCCGGGGTGTGCAGTGTGCCTGAGGTGGCGCCGCAGTTGCGCTCTTCGCCTGTGACGCAGACCGCCTCGAACGCTGGCAGGGCCATGGAGTCGGTGACGGTGGTCTCGTGGTACTCGCGGAAGCGGTAGCGCCCCCGAGAGGCGTTGCATGCTGGTGCGCCGGCGTTCGGGGAGTCAGGCATCTTCGGTCGCTGCTTCCTGATCCGGGATGCGCTGTCCGCGTGATTCCGCGACCCTGAGCGTGTCCGCCAGGGCTTCTGTCAACCGGCAGGCCAGCCAGCGGTATTCGGTCGCCGACAGGGTTTTCGCGCCGGGTGCCGTGGCGTCGCGGGCGTACTCCAACAGTTCCTGGCCCATGCTGAGCTGTACCGTCTCGATGCTGTCGGTGAGGGTGGAGAGGTAGCCCCGGCCGTCGCTGCTCAGGTAGCAGGGTTTCCCCTCCGGGCTGGTCCACGGCAGTAAGCGGGGACCTCCCCTGCCCGACGGGGCGTCGTACAGCTCTCTGCGACGTATGCGGTCGGCATCGCTCCTGGGCTGGCTCACTGAGCACCCCCGGCCTAGGTCACTGACGTTGGACGCACTGACCGTAAGCGCTGACTGATCGTCACCCCAGGTGGGAGTCATGGCAGTTCGCCACTCTAGGTTCACGAACTGCCACGCTGCGTGGCAGCTACCCGACAACGCCCAAGTAGTCGGCCATTTCGCGCATCTCCGTCGTGAGGGTGCGCTTGCGCTTGTGCAGGATCTCCTGCATGGTCTCGGCGGCCCCGTTCTGGTGCCGCAGCCACTGCGGGGCGGCTTCCTTGGCGCGGGTCAACTCGTCCATGGCGGCGGACAAGTCGCCGGTTCGGGTGTGGGCGCGCGCCACGTCGAGGGTGAAGCGGTTCCCGTCGTTGGTGCTGGGCCTGCCCAAGCGCTTCCATGCCTTGGGCGACAACTCCTCCTGCTCGCCTGCCTTGCGCACCACCGCGCGGGCGTCCCGACGACCATGTCGTCTTCGAGTGCCTTGACCGCGACGGTGACGGGCCCGAAGACGGACCAGTGCCGGGAGACGTTGCGATGCGCCGTACCGACCGCGGTTGCCGCGACCCGGGCGGCTTGACGGTACTCCTTCGCCTCGTCGGGACGGTTGTTCCTCGCGGCTGCGGCGGCGGCCTCCATCGCCAGGCCGCCCCACACCGCGTAGTGGTCCGGCTCGGCCCCGGTGATCTTCGGCTCCACCGCGTCCATGCTCTGGGCGGCGACCTGTTCCGCCTCGTCCAACCGGCCCTGGCGCACCAGCAGCCAGCACATGCAGCCGACGCCCGAGCCCGCCGCAAGCATGTCTCCGGCCTGACGGGCGTCCATGATGGCGCCACGTACAGCGGCGTACGCGATGTCGTACTGCCGGACCTGGGTGAGGTAGGTGCCGGCCAGACGCAGCGCCTCAGCGCGGGCCAGCAGGGCCTGTCGGTGCTCGTCTCCGCTGTCGTAGTAGGCGACGGCCTGTGCGGCATCACGCAGCAGGCCCGGCAGTTGAGCCGCGACGCTCTTGTAGCTGTCGGAGAAGTACAACACCCGTGCGTCTTGCAGCATCCGCTGGAAGGTGCGCAGGTTCGGTTCCTCGGCCACGGCTTCGGCGTCCTGGTCCACGAGCCCGACGGCTGGGGTGAGGGCGGCGCGGAGCTGGATCAGGTTGACCCGGTTCGGCTCCTCGGCCTGCCCGACGGGCTCCGGTGCATCCGAGGCCATCAACGCGGCCGTGGTCACCCCCAGCGCTCGGGCAAGCGTGTGTAGGGTCTCCATGCGGATGGTGCCGCCCTGCTCGGCCTTGCGCACGGTGCCCGGCGATACGCCTGCGGCGTGGGCGAGTTCCTCCTGGCTCATCCCCGCGCGACGCCGGTACTTGCGGACGTTGTCAGCCAGCTCCGTAGTCATCAACTCACCACCTCCCACTCCACGGTACGCCCGGCCGGCACATCAACCGGGGGCGATCCGGCAGACACCCGCCCACAAAGGTGCCCCACCACGCGGCGGGCCGGGCTCCGGCAGGACCGGGGCCTGAGCGGGAGGGGTCCCTCGTCGGTCGGGCAGCTTCGCCGGCCCCCGGGGGTTCCTGGTACGCCTCCGGTGACCGGGCGACGAGGGACGTCACCCGCGACCCGCGACCACTCACCACGACGAAGCCGCACCCGCACTCGGCCCCACTGCCCCTCGGAGGGAGGGCCGGGGTCTGGGGCAGAGCCCCAGGGTGGTTCGCTGTACGGCTGTTGCGCGCCCGGACCGGCGGGGCCGACGGCAAGCGGGGCGGAGACAGGAGCGCGCGGCGGCCCCCGCAGGGCCGGAGCGCGCGCGGCCCTCGACAGCGGGCCGCCTTGAACAGCACCGCGACCGACAATTCCAGGAACGTGAGGCGGCGGGGGCGGGCTGGGAGGACAGCGGCTACGTCTTCACTCGCCCCGACGGCGCCCCGATCGAGGGGTCCACTCTCACCCGGCACTTCAACACCCTGCTCCGCCAGGCCAGACTCCGCCGCATCCGGTTCCACGACCTCCGCCACTCGGCGGCCACCCTCCTACTGGAGCAAGAAGTGGAACTCATCGTGATCAAGGAGCTGTTGGGGCACGCCCACATCGGCGTCACCGCCACCGTCTACGCCCACGTCCGGCTCCGACTCCAACGCGACGCCATCGACCTCCTCGGCCACGCCC
Proteins encoded in this window:
- a CDS encoding ISAs1 family transposase; its protein translation is MPAAVSSPFPAVLVKLGPLDGGRVADLRPYLDLVPDPRARRGRWYPLTAILLICACAAVSGARSVDELAEWAERASDALLAAVGVRRHPLQWRRTPSRTTIGRVLQAIDGDALDRAVGAYLTGRHDAAGAGSGPRRVIAVDGKALKGSAHLTATRRHLLSAVTHHRAVTLAQAEVGAKTNETTHFRPLLEPLDLQGALVTFDALHSVQANVTWLVETKNAHYIAVIKANQPTAHRQLAALPWRDIPVQHTTTSTGHGRRESRSVKTCGIADELGGIAFPHARLAVRVHRPRRQTGRRETRETVYAVTSLDAHQAGPAELAAAIRGHWTVEALHHVRDVTFAEDASTVHTGTAPRAMATLRNLAIGLLRTLGADNIAKTTRAIRDQPERALPLLGITNNPGIEGT
- a CDS encoding DUF7848 domain-containing protein gives rise to the protein MPDSPNAGAPACNASRGRYRFREYHETTVTDSMALPAFEAVCVTGEERNCGATSGTLHTPDELTRWIAGHCAQSQGLIKFPRFPGCW
- a CDS encoding helix-turn-helix domain-containing protein, whose product is MTTELADNVRKYRRRAGMSQEELAHAAGVSPGTVRKAEQGGTIRMETLHTLARALGVTTAALMASDAPEPVGQAEEPNRVNLIQLRAALTPAVGLVDQDAEAVAEEPNLRTFQRMLQDARVLYFSDSYKSVAAQLPGLLRDAAQAVAYYDSGDEHRQALLARAEALRLAGTYLTQVRQYDIAYAAVRGAIMDARQAGDMLAAGSGVGCMCWLLVRQGRLDEAEQVAAQSMDAVEPKITGAEPDHYAVWGGLAMEAAAAAARNNRPDEAKEYRQAARVAATAVGTAHRNVSRHWSVFGPVTVAVKALEDDMVVGTPARWCARQASRRSCRPRHGSAWAGPAPTTGTASPSTWRAPTPEPATCPPPWTS